Below is a window of Pseudoalteromonas undina DNA.
TAGTACTTGCTGATGAAATAAATCGTGCGGGTCCTAAAACCCAAAGTGCGTTATTAGAAGCCATGGAAGAACAACAAGTGACCGTAGATGGAGAAAAGTACCCGCTCCCTACTCCGTTTTTTGTTATTGCTACTCAAAACCCTTTATATCAAGCAGGGACTTATCCGCTGCCAGAATCGCAATTAGATCGTTTTTTAATGCGTATAAGCTTAGGCTTTCCACCTAAAAACGCTGAAAAAAGATTACTATTAAACAATCAAAAGCGCGATTACTCCCAATTACCACAGCGAATTAACCAGCAACAACTTAAACAAATACAAGAATCTATAGCTAATATTACGCTAAGCGCTGCGGTTATTGATTATATAATTGAATTAGTGACTTACACACGTGAGGCTCAATCGTTAGCTGCTTCGCTTTCACCAAGAGCCAGTATGGCGCTGGCAAAATCTGCAAGGGCATGGGCCTATATTGAAGGTCGAGACTTTGTTCTACCTGAAGATGTACAAGCGGTATTTTCTAGTGTGTGCCAGCATCGATTAGGTTTGCATGGTGAGTCTGGCAAAAACCAAATTGCAGACATTTTAAAACATGTTTTAGTGCCCGTTTAGATCAATGGGTATTTTAAAATTAAAACGCCCTACTTTTATTCATGCTATAAAAAGTACAATTTTAACGACTTTATTAAAAAATAAGCACAAAAAAAATAGCATCACTTTAACGCATAATACTATTTATGTTTTGCCTTCCACACTGGGTGTATATTTTACGATTGTTGCACTATTAAATTTTGTAATGGGAATTAATTATCAAAATAATTTAATACTGTTTATGGCGTATTTAATGTTTGTGATTATTATTTTTGCCTTGTTGTTAGGTTATAGCAACGCTAAAGGCTTAACTGTCAGCTTTAAGAATACTATTGAGAGTTATGCGCCACAGCCACCTCAATTAGTGTGGCAAATAAAATCAAACGACACATGTCAGTCAATCACCTTAAGTTATCCCAATAATTTAGAACAAGACTGCTATATAGAGAGTGTTAAAGCCGATACCATACAATGTCAGTTACCATTGCCTTATTTAAAGCGCGGACGCTATTTACTAAAGCCAATAAAAATTGCTAGTAATTATCCATTTGGTTTGGTGAGTGTATGGAGCTATATTCAACCAGATCATACCGTTTATGTTTACCCTTCAATTATTAAAACACCAAATCAAAAACAATTAAGCCAAATGACTGCTAATGATGATGAAGGAGCTGAAAAACATCTAGGCGATGACGAATTTGAAAGTTTAATTACCCATTTGCCAGAAATGGGGTTGCAGCGAGTTTCGTGGAAACACTACGCAAAAACTCAGCAATTATTAGTAAAACAATTTAGTGATTTTAAATCTGCCGATACACAATTTGACTTTAATTTAATGACAGGCGATACCGAGCAACGCTTAGGGCAATTGTGTTACCTAGTATGCCAAGCGTTTGAAAGCGACATTAATTACTCGATGAAATTGCCCAATAAATCCATAGAAAATGGATCAGGTAAGCTTCATCTGCAACGCTGCTTACAAGCCTTAAGTAATGTAGGCGCTGATTATGAATGAGATAAAAAATCAACGCGTTATAAATTTTTCTCTGTCATTTATTTACTTAGGTTTAGTGAGCTTTTTTATAGAACACTTGCCCCTACCCTTTATTATTATGCTTAGCGTGTTATGTGGTTGGAATATTTATTTAACTCTTAAACACAAACAAAAGCCCAATGCGTGGCTGGCCAACGGACTCGCTGCAATAGCATTAATTATTATGCTCAGCAGTGTTGGCTTTAAAGATACCGTGGTGCTGTTTGTTGCCATGCTTTTGCTGTCATGCGTTTTTAAATTACTACAGGCAAAAACAAAGCAGCATTATCAATTGATCATCACCCTCACATTCTTCTCACTTTCAGCAGTGTATTTGTTTAGCCAAACTATTTTTACCACTTTAATTATTAGTACACTGTATATTTTAAATTTTGCTGTACTTGGGTTACTTGAATCTAGTCATAGTTTAAAACTGTCATCAAAACAAAGTGCTAAACTAATATTTCTGGCTTTTCCTTTGGCAGTTGTACTCTTAATATTTTTACCAAAACTTCCTGCATTTTGGCAATTCCCTGGCCCTAAAATGGCACAAACAGGCCTATCGGAACAAGTAGACCCATTTGATATTGCAAAGTTATCAAACTCCGATGAGTTGGTTTTTAGAGCGAAGTTTGATGATAACTCAGTCTCTACCCCTTATTATTGGCGCGCTATTGTACATGATGAATTTGACGGTAAAACTTGGAAAACATCTTCGTTTTTAAAACAAGCAATGATGTTACCAAGCCAAAATAGCAGCAATGGAAATACCACTCAATACTCAATAATTGCTGAGCCAGCAATGGCTGATTGGTTATATGGGCTTGGCTATGCCAGTAGTAACAATGAAAATGTAGTTTCCAATTCAGTGGGTTTACTGCGTAAAAAACAATATAAATCCAAAGTGTTACAATATTCTGTTAGTACTAAACCATTATCGACTAAGAAGCTTAATAGCGTAGAGCAGCTTTTTTATAAAACGCTTACTGTGAGTAATAATCAAAAAAGTTATCAACTTGCGCAACAGTTAAAAAACAGAAGTGCTAACGCTGATGAGCTTTTTAATAAACTGTTAGATTATTTTTCGCAAAATAGTTTCAGTTACACTCTTACGCCAACACCTATGCGCGGTGATGATACGCTTGATCAATTTATGTTTAATAATAAACGTGGCTTTTGTGGTCATTATGCCAGTGCAGCTGCCTTTATTTTTAGAAGTGCTGGCGTTCCAGCGCGGGTAGTAAGCGGATATTTAGGCGGAGAGCATAATCAAAACAATGACTATATTACCGTTCGTCAATACGATGCGCATGCTTGGGTTGAGGTATATACTAATGCAGGCTGGAGAATATTTGATGCAACAGCGGTTGTTGCGCCCGAACGATTAAATGGTTCTTTATCACAGAGTGCTGCATTAAATGATGAATTTAAAAATAATATTAATTTTGGTTTAGTTAGCTTAAGTAATTATGCTGCCATAAACTGGCTTCGCCTTGAATTAGAAAACCTCGATTATCAATGGTCTAGTTGGGTGCTGGGATTTGATAAAAATAAACAACAAGATTTATTAGCGTCCCTGTTTGGTATCACTTATGTTTGGTTAGTACCGCTTGGAGTTATTATTGTTTTAATTTTAAGTTTTAGTGCTTATTTTATTTATATGAACCGCCCCAAGGCAACAACCAAACAACCTCCGCTGGTAAAAGAGTATTATCAAATACTCAGTTGGGCTAATAAGCACACTATAAACTACCCTAAAAATGCTACGCCTATTCAAACATTACAACACATTAGTCAACAAGCCCCCTATGCAGAGCAACAAATAACCACCTTTTGTCACTTATTTGAGCAAGTGCGCTATGCAAGGCAACCATTTACCAAAGAACGTAAAAATCAGGCTAAAGATCTGATAAAATTAATTAAATCTATAAAACAGAGAAATCTATGAACGCAGTTATTATAGGCGTTATTTTAATGCTGGGACTCACTTTGGTCCGCGTAAATGTGATTGTTGCAATGACAATAAGTGCGCTTGTTGCCGGATTAACCGCAGGCATGGGCTTAAAAGAAAGTATTGATGCTTTTAATTCTGGCTTATCATCAGGCGCCGAAATTGCTTTAAGCTATGCGATGCTAGGTGCATTTGCCGTCGCTATCTCTAAGTCAGGCTTAACGCGTATTTTGGCTGCTAAGTTACTCGCTAAAGTAAATGCTCAAACAGGCTCTAGTGAAACCATATTAAGCTACTTTATTCTGTTTATTATTTTGATTTGTGCTATTTCTTCTCAAAACTTGGTGCCGGTGCATATCGCTTTTATTCCCATTTTGATCCCGCCGCTGCTTGTTGTGTTTAATAAACTGCGATTAGATAGACGTGCCATTGCTTGTATTTTAACCTTTGGTTTAGCCACCTCGTATATGGTGCTGCCGTATGGTTTTGGGGGTATTTATTTATACTCAATATTACATAAAAACCTAGTTGATAATGGCCTTGAGATTGTTAATACCAGTGTCCCTTTAGCAATGATAATTCCAGCTATTGGTATGTTTGTCGGCTTGTTGATTGCCCTATTTATTAGTTATCGAAAACGCCGTGAATACACAAGCACAGCATTAACTGTGCAAAGCCAACAAGCTGATGTTGAAAACCCAAAAAAGGTAATGCTAGTTGGTTTATTTGCCGTGCTTGCATCACTCATTGCTCAAAATGCCAGTGGCTCAATGATATTAGGTGGCCTAGTCGGGGTGGTTATATTTAGTGTATTTGGTGTTGTTAAGTGGGAAGAAAACGGCGACGTATTTAGTAAGGGTGTTGCCATGATGGCAATGATTGGTTTTATTATGATTTCAGCGCAAGGTTTTGCTGCGGTAATGAAAGAAACCGGACACGTTGCTAGCCTAGTCCATAGCAGCGCCGCCATTTTTGACGGTAATAAACCCATAGCAGCCGCAGTAATTTTATTGGTCGGCTTATTTATAACTATGGGCATTGGTAGTTCATTTTCAACTGTGCCAATAATTGCCACTTTATTTGTGCCTTTATGTTTAGAGCTAAACTTTTCTGTTATGGCAACCGCTGCGCTTGTTGGTACTGCAGGCGCATTAGGCGATGCTGGCTCCCCTGCCTCTGACTCTACGCTAGGGCCAACATCAGGACTTAATGCTGACGGACAACACGACCACATTTGGGATTCGGTTGTGCCAACCTTTATTCACTTTAATATTCCGTTATTGGTGTTTGGCTGGATAGCCGCTATGGTTTTATAATTATTTAAAGGCGTGCATTGCACGCCTTTTTATTAGTCTCATTTATTACTTTAATACGCCCTCCTCATTGAAAAACTAATACTTTTTATCTTATTCAATTGCTAAGTTGCCCATAAGATAAATATAGTATGATGTGTTCTTTGTGGTTAATAATATAAGCACAAATCATGGTGCTTATATTGTTTTTACTTTAGGTGTTATAACTCAAAACCATGCAGCATTTTGTCACACACGACAGGTGTTGGCCTGTGGTTATCATCAACAGCAACAAAGGTAAAGCTGCCTGTAATAGCTGAGTGCTTGTTATCTTTGTGCATAGTTTCTAGAAATATTTCAACATCCACTTTTAAACTGGTATTCCCCACATGCGATACCTTTGATATCAATTCAGCAAATGAACCAGCAGGAATAGCTTCTTTAAAATCGACTCTATCTGATGAAATAGTTACTAATGGTTTACGGCAAAAACGGGTGGCAGCTATAAAAGCAACTTCATCCATCCATGCTAATGCGTCACCACCAAATAGCGTATTATGATGGTTAGTACGCCCAGGAAATACGGCCTTAGTTACCGAAGTGGTCGAATCTTTTATACGTTGCGCAATAATGGCTTCGCGCTCTACTTGAGTCATAATCTCTACTTTTTGTTAGCTAATGTGTCTTGCATTAATAATGCAGGGTCAAGGCGTTCACCTTGCCAATTAAATCGCCAATCTAAATGCGGCCCAGTTACACGGCCCGTAGCACCTATTTCAGCTACCTTTGTACCTTGTTCAATCTTCTGCCCTACTTTTACATCAAGCTTACTTAAATGAATATAAGTAGAAGTAACCCCATGCCCATGATCTAAAATCAAAGTACCACCAGAGTAATATAAATCTGGTTCAGCAAATACTACCGTCCCGCTGATCGGAGCATACACAGGTGAACCTGTTTTGTTTGCTATATCTAAACCAAAGTGTGGCCTGCGAGGTTCGCCATTGAAGTAACGTTGGCTACCATAAACACCTGAAATGCGTCCTTTTGCAGGCCTAAGTACTGGCTGTAAAAAGTATTCTAAATCAGAGTTAACAGCCCGTGCTTTTCGTACTGCGATCGCTTCACGGCTAATACGTTCACTTACCGCTTTTGGCGGCGATACGTATTTTTTAGCAACACCGGTAATTTTATCTATATCGTAATCGCGAAGAGTAATAACTAAATCTTGGCTGTGGCTTTTACCGGTTTTATCTACCCAGCTTAATGTATGTACAGGTTTTGCATCACGGCCAAAACCAAATACAAATAACCCATTATCAGCAAGTTTTAACGACTTACCATTGAGGGTTACCGACTTAGCGTTATCTAATTGCCCTGTTACTAGGCCGCCTTGAGTTAAATGCCCTTTTAGCTCAAGCGCTATAGCACTAAAGCTAGTTGATACAATTAACGCCGAAACGAATAAGGATTTAAGCATAACTAATCGACCCCTTTCCAACACCTTCATAGGCGATAATTTTGACGTCTTTTTCTGGGTGCTCTAATTTCACTTGGCTGGCAATATAGTCAGCAATACATTCTACCGTGGTATCAATTGGTAAAATGTCGCAACGTGATTCACTAATAGCCATTTCAAAGTAACCTTGCGCCGCAGTATACGCAAAACAAACATCATCACTTTTAGCTGAGATATGTTTTAATTCAGAGGCGTTTATTTGATCTTCGCTAGATGCTAAGTAAATATCACGCCATTTATCAGCCCACTGTTTTTGCAAACGAGGCATAGAAATACCGCCAAGGCTTATACCAATTTGTGAGCGATGACCATGAATAATACGCTGGCAATTACCGTCATGCTTTTTAAGGCCATGGCTATAGTGGTAATAAAAGCTCTGATTGTGCTCAGGCTTTAACACCAACTCAATCTTTTCAATATTATCAGGAAGCTGTGGCAGTATTGTGGCAACTAAGTACTCTGTTACTGATTCAACGTTAATCTCATCAGTATCTATTAAGCAATATGCTTGATGAGGCGCACTCATTGCAAGGTGCTTGTTATCAGCAAATGTACAATCTAATGTTTTGTGATCAGCAAACTCGTTGATGCTGCCGTTTATGTTGTTAGGAACAGCTAAACGGTGATCTATACACTCATCAATAATGCCTTTAATTTGCTTTTTAACTAAGCCAAAGTCTAAAACCATAGACTCTTCGTTTAGTTTGCCATGTAAAGTCAAATCAACAATCCAACTTTCGCCAACTGCACCGCGTTTATTGCATAAGTAAGAAAAATCAATCACAGTGAGTGAGTTAACAAAAAGGGTCATAAATTTCCTTTAAACTGATTAAAAGTCAGTCCCAATTATAATGATTTCTGTTAGTAATTGCGCGGTTTAATCATACTAAAATCAGTTGCATTTACTGATTGCTTATAATTAAACCATTTTTTAACTGCTCCGAGTTGTTTAGCGTACAAGTGTACGCTAAAGTACGGGGCAATTTCTAAGCAAAGATAAAGTGTTATGGAACCTAAAAATAGCTATACAAAAGAAGATTTGATCCTTTGTGGTCAAGGTGAAATGTTTGGTGAAGGAAATTGTCGTTTGCCAAGTGACAACATGTTAATGATGGATCGTATCATTTCAATTACCGATGACGGTGGTGAACATGGTAAAGGTCAAATAGTTGCAGAGCTAGATATCGATCCTAGCCTTTGGTTTTTCGACTGTCATTTTAAAGGCGACCCAGTAATGCCTGGTTGTTTAGGCTTAGATGCTATGTGGCAACTTGTGGGCTTTTTCTTAGGTTGGTCTGGTGGTCCTGGTCTTGGTCGTGCACTCGGTGTAGGTGAAGTTAAATTTACCGGTCAAATATTGCCAACAGCTAAAAAAGTAACCTACCGTCTAGACATGAAACGCGTTATTAAGCGTAAATTGTTTATGGGTATGGCTGATGGAACCGTAGAAGTAGATGGCCGCGTGATCTACGAAGCAAAAGATTTAAAGGTAGGCTTGTTCCAAGATACCAGCGCGTTTTAAGTTTAAAACACGCAACAAAAAGGCCTCCATTTGGAGGCCTTTTTGCTTTAATTCGTTATGAGTTTATGTTTTATACATATTGCGATTTTCTATTGCCTCGCGCCAACCACCAAGCCACTCAGACTTAGGATCAACTTGTTGATAAGGGCAGTGCTCTTTTGAGCGACCAGCTAAACCTGCTTTAAAACCTTGAGAATGAGCTCTTTCTAAACGATCTCTTTTCTGTCTCTTCATCGGTAAAATCCTCACCTTTATATTTATATTTTTGTAGCATAAAGTTCATCTACATTTAATAAATAGCCAACAAAAATGTTTAATTCAAACACAAAATACAATTAATTTGTTTGACTTTAACTAAGCTGCTGATGCAATGATAAATTAATTAAAAAATAAATTTACTGCTCAAACTTAATCAACTTTAACCTATATAACTTTATTTAAATGTTCCGACATATCGGCTCAAAAACACATAAGTGTCATATTTGTGACTGGCAACATAAGCTAAAGTTCCTCATTAATTTGTAATCGAAAAATGAACAGATTTCGTTGTTTTAAAAAGATTGCAAATAAACACTTGATTATTTAAAACCGATCGGTCTAATATAAGTTATGAATAAAATATCAGCAGTTACAAATAGGCGTGGCCGCCCACCCAAAATAGCCAGAGACAACGCAGACACTAAAGCGTTGCTCCTTCGTGTGGGATTAGAAACCCTCACTGAGTTTGGTTTTAGTGCCACAGGGCTCGACACCATATTAAAAAAAGCCAAAGTCCCTAAGGGCTCGTTTTATCATTACTTTAAAAATAAAGAAGCATTTGGCTTAGCTTTGGTTGATGCGTACGACACGTTTTTTATAGCTAAACTTAAGTTTTATTTAGAGCAACCTGAAGTACCGCCCCTAGAACGCATTGTTAACTTTACCCAAAGTGCTATAGCTGGGATGCAAAAATATGATTACAAACGCGGTTGTTTAGTAGGCAATTTAAACCAAGAACTCAATCATTTAAGTGACGAGTTTAAAATACGCCTAATGCAGAGTTACCATGCTTGGCAAGCACAGTTAACACAGTGCTTAGACTTGGCTCAACAGCAACACACTATTAAAGCTGATATTGATACCACACAAATGAGTGAATTTTTTTGGATTGGTTGGGAAGGCGCAGTAATGCGAGCTAAACTAACACAATCAAGCAAGCCACTGACTTTATACACAGAAATGTTTTTACGCACATTACTCAAATGATGCATTTTTTATTATCAATTTAAAGACGATCGGTCTAAAAGGAAATCTAATGAGCAATCCTATTAAAGCTATTGTTATAGACAAGCAAGACGACGACTACAGTGCCAATTTAAGCAGCATAAACAGTGATGATTTACCAAACGAAAATGTATTAATTGACGTACTGTACAGTACCCTAAATTACAAAGATGGCTTAGCCATTACTGGCAAAGGTCCTGTAGTTCGCAGCTTCCCTATGGTACCTGGCATTGATTTAGTGGGTACAGTTACTAACAGCGACAGTGAAGAATTTAAAGCTGGCGATAAGGTGATTTTAAATGGCTTTGGTGTTGGCGAAAAACATTGGGGTGGCCTAGCCCAAAAAGCGGCTCTTAGCAGCGATTGGTTAATTCCCCTACCTGCCAACTTATCAGCTAAACAAGCTATGCAAATTGGTACTGCCGGTTACACAGCAATGTTGAGCGTGATTGCCCTTGAAAAACAAGGGATCACCCCTGACTCAGGTGAAGTGTTAGTCACCGGTGCCAATGGTGGCGTAGGCAGTTTTGCTATTTATTTACTAAGCCAGCTAGGTTATCAAGTAACCGCAGCAACAGGTCGCATGGAACAAGCTGACTATTTAAAATCATTAGGTGCAACTAATGTAATTGATAGGAACGAGTTTTCAAACCCAGGTAAACCACTGCAAAAAGAACGCTTTGCTGCTGCCATTGATTCTGTAGGGAGTCACACACTTGCTAATATTTGTGCCTCACTTAAATACGGTGGCGTAGTAACAGCTTGTGGGCTTGCACAAGGTATGGATTTGCCAGCGTCTGTTGCGCCATTTATTTTACGTGGTATTTCTTTAATGGGTATTGATAGCGTAATGCGCCCTAAAGCGGACCGTGTTGAAGCATGGGATCGTTTAGCATCCCTAGTTAGTAGCGATTACTTAGATAAAATTTCGACCGAAATCACACTTGATCAGGTTATTGAAAATGCTGAACAGCTCATGCAGGGCCAAATTCGTGGTCGTGTTGTGGTTAATTGTCAAAGTTAAGCATTTTTGCTATTAAACTCTCGTTATTAAATTTATAATACTGGCCGTATTTTTAATAACGAGAGAACACCTATGAGCAACCAAGAACTTTTCAGTAATAACCCACTGCAAGGCGTTAAATTAGAGCAAGTGGTTGAAGAACTGGTTGAGCAATATGGGTGGGAACTCCTGCATGCCTACTTACAACTCAACTGCTTTAAAAATAACCCTGACATTAAATCTGCGGTTAAATTTTTACGTAAAACCGAGTGGGCACAGCAAAAAGTAGATAATTTCTATTTGTACCGCCTAAAAAACTTACCACGCCCAGATGACGTACAATACGAACTGCCTCCACGAGACCGTATTATCCCTGAAGGCGATAAACCAGGTGAACCATGCGAGTTAAGCTTTTCTGATGCTAAGCGTATTCAAGAGAAAAAAGCAGCCAAGCAACGTGCCCGTACTCGTAAACAACGTTCAAATTCAAGTAACCCTTGGGGTAACTAAGCTAATTTCATAAAAGAGCTAACTTTATTGTTAGCTTTTTTTGTTTATTGAGGAAATTAATAGCCTCGGTGTTTCCAAAAATCATCTTCTGTTTTGGTCTGTTCATTAGTTAGATTAAATGTTTTATCAGCAATGACTTTTCCTGCTAATGATAAGGTCATACGCCAGTTACCTATTTTATCTTCTATAGGCTCCCACACGGTGTCGCCTAAATAAAACGACCAATCGTTATCTTTAACATATACATTCCCCTCAAAAGGCTGCATCACTTCGCCATCGGCATCTATAATACCGGGGTGATAAATACAATAATGTAGCTTTTCGCCTTTGGCTTTTTTGATATTTACTATTAGGCCAAATTCCACATCAATACACGCGGTTACCTTTGTGGTGAATTGCGTGATTTGTGGTAACGATTTACTGGCTTTGTCCCAGTTGGAATATATACCGTAACTTTCTAATGTAATTTGTGGTTTAGATTTTGCCATTTAACTTTCTATTTTTTCTTTCTATTGTTAAGCCACCAGCCTCAGCGAGTGACTTATTAATTAAGTAGTTGTTTTGGATTTTTAGGATAATAATTGCTGGGTTGCTGCTCGCATAAACTAAACTCGCGAGTATTTTTATACGGCAACTTCATAAAACCAGCGACCCCAACATCAGTTATATTAACCGCGTACTGCATGAGTTTATTTAGCAAACGTTTAAATTCAACTTCTTTACTAGCATCGAGTAATCGATAGTAATGGTGAATTTTCATCCTATCTGGTAGTGCTTCAAAAATAATACAACCCGTATGATGTATCTGGTTTAGCTCAAATACACATTTAATCACCTTTTTAGGCAGTTGCAGTTGTTCATCGGGATCTTTACCATCTTCAAAATATGAGTGCGGACGGGTTACCTCGCTGGCTTTTACATTAACCACTTCATAGTCAAGCTCAGGTAACTGGTTAAATTTGAACGCACCGGTGCCATCGCGTTCTAACTGAATTGTTTTGCGGGCATCAAATAAACAACACTTAAATAAGCCTTTTTGACTAATCGCTTGTGCCAGCATTACAGTATTATTTACCGCATCAGTAAACGCGGTGGCTAAAGCTTCATCGTGCATAATAAGTGATGACTCAACATACAAAGAATCATCTTTCCAATGAAAACTCAGTCCCCCTACTACCGGGTATTTCGCTAAGCGACTAATTGACGCTAAAAACGCTTTTTCGGTATCCCCAGTATCAAACAAAAATTCTTTGTAATACCTATCTAACTGGGCATCGTTTACATCGAGTAATTGCTGTTTATGGTCGGCTTGGCGTAAAAATTGTTTTCGGGAACTATATACAACGGTTTCGGGCTCAGGATCTTGGCTAAACCAAAAAGGAATGCGTGCTTTAGTGTCTTGCTTTGGTAGCTCTGGTAAAAATGCTTTTGCCATAGTTTCTATGTTACGCATAAAATAGTCGCCGGCTTTATCCCTTACACTACGCTCTTTTGAAAGCATGCCGTCAATTACATTCGCAAGCTCTTTTGGTAGCATTAAACTACTGGCCGGAATAGCCTGAGCGCCAAATCGACAAGACTGAGCCGATGCAAGTGCATACAACGTTGATGCAACCCCCTGCTCATCAAAACGAGGGGATGACTTTTCGCCAGACATTTGCGCATCACCAATAAAATACACATCACCCATTCGCGCGTTAGTGGTGCTTAAATCACCCGACATTAAATCCATAAAATTACTGGCAATAGGGTTACCTTGTTCATCTACTTGGGCATATACCGAGCTTCCCCAATCAACCAATGAAAGCTGCTTGGCTTTTTCATCCCACACCAAGTTAGAGGGTTTAATATCGCCATGCACAATAGGTTGAGGGCTTAATCCATTTTTATGATGGCGTAAATCAAGCAACACATTTCTCAATTTTACCGCTAAGTTCATTATTTTTGCAGCAGATAGCCGCCCTTGCTTAAGTGATACTTTTTCAAGGTCTTCACCTACTGCACGGGCCATCATTAAAATGCCCTGTTTTTTAATCCGCTCAAAGCCATAAAATTTTGGTATTAGCGGATTATCAATTTGAGACAGCATATACGCTTCGTCTTCAAGGCGATCTCGCACACTTTGTGCCAGCGTTATTCTTGAAAATTTAAACACCCACGGCAGGCCATGTTCATCATCACCCGCAAAAACAAAGCCAAACGCACCAGAGCCAATCATTTCAACATTTTTATAACCAAGTAGTGTTAGCTGTTTAATACAAATGTTAAGCCATTGGCGATGCTTTTTAGCATCACGGTGCGATAACAAATAAACAGACTGTTCTTCGTTAATATAAAAGTTGCGAATTTCTTTTGCTTTCAATGCATGTACTCAAAATAATAAGGTGTAAAAACGCCCTTCGATTATTAGTTTTATATAAAGAGATTACAATAGCTTATAGCTTTGTTTTTATCTGCAGTTATAAATATGATTGATAAAAACATAAATAATAAAAAATATTGCATCCAATATCCTGTTCTGGCCGTTGCTTAATGACATCTAGTTAAAGAATAATGATTTAAAGGACTTTAAGCGTGAAGAAACTAGCATTTATAACATTAGGAATTTTACCGTTTAGTTATGCACAAGCAAGCATAGAGAAATTAACCGTTTACGGACACAGAGATAGCCTAATTGGCGAGTCTATTAGTGCCTCAAGCGGTATTATTGGGCAAGGCGAGATTCAACAACGTCCTATGTTAAGAAGTGCAGAATTGTTGGAACTGATCCCAGGTATGGCAGTAACTCAACATAGTGGCTCAGGAAAAGCGAATCAATACTTTATAAGGGGCTTTAATTTAGATCACGGAACAGATTTCGCCACTAATATTGATGGTATGCCAATAAATTTACCTAGCCATGGGCACGGTCAAGGCTATACCGATTTAAATTTTATTATTCCAGAATCTATATCAAGCATTAATTATCAGAAAGGATCTTATAGCGCTACCCAAGG
It encodes the following:
- a CDS encoding AAA family ATPase, producing MQHLVTTIIDDLSTVIFGKQQQIKLALTCLFSEGHLLIEDLPGMGKTTLSHALAAVLGLSYQRIQFTSDLLPADIIGTNIFNNKEHSFSFHKGPIFSQVVLADEINRAGPKTQSALLEAMEEQQVTVDGEKYPLPTPFFVIATQNPLYQAGTYPLPESQLDRFLMRISLGFPPKNAEKRLLLNNQKRDYSQLPQRINQQQLKQIQESIANITLSAAVIDYIIELVTYTREAQSLAASLSPRASMALAKSARAWAYIEGRDFVLPEDVQAVFSSVCQHRLGLHGESGKNQIADILKHVLVPV
- a CDS encoding DUF58 domain-containing protein, with product MGILKLKRPTFIHAIKSTILTTLLKNKHKKNSITLTHNTIYVLPSTLGVYFTIVALLNFVMGINYQNNLILFMAYLMFVIIIFALLLGYSNAKGLTVSFKNTIESYAPQPPQLVWQIKSNDTCQSITLSYPNNLEQDCYIESVKADTIQCQLPLPYLKRGRYLLKPIKIASNYPFGLVSVWSYIQPDHTVYVYPSIIKTPNQKQLSQMTANDDEGAEKHLGDDEFESLITHLPEMGLQRVSWKHYAKTQQLLVKQFSDFKSADTQFDFNLMTGDTEQRLGQLCYLVCQAFESDINYSMKLPNKSIENGSGKLHLQRCLQALSNVGADYE
- a CDS encoding transglutaminase TgpA family protein; protein product: MNEIKNQRVINFSLSFIYLGLVSFFIEHLPLPFIIMLSVLCGWNIYLTLKHKQKPNAWLANGLAAIALIIMLSSVGFKDTVVLFVAMLLLSCVFKLLQAKTKQHYQLIITLTFFSLSAVYLFSQTIFTTLIISTLYILNFAVLGLLESSHSLKLSSKQSAKLIFLAFPLAVVLLIFLPKLPAFWQFPGPKMAQTGLSEQVDPFDIAKLSNSDELVFRAKFDDNSVSTPYYWRAIVHDEFDGKTWKTSSFLKQAMMLPSQNSSNGNTTQYSIIAEPAMADWLYGLGYASSNNENVVSNSVGLLRKKQYKSKVLQYSVSTKPLSTKKLNSVEQLFYKTLTVSNNQKSYQLAQQLKNRSANADELFNKLLDYFSQNSFSYTLTPTPMRGDDTLDQFMFNNKRGFCGHYASAAAFIFRSAGVPARVVSGYLGGEHNQNNDYITVRQYDAHAWVEVYTNAGWRIFDATAVVAPERLNGSLSQSAALNDEFKNNINFGLVSLSNYAAINWLRLELENLDYQWSSWVLGFDKNKQQDLLASLFGITYVWLVPLGVIIVLILSFSAYFIYMNRPKATTKQPPLVKEYYQILSWANKHTINYPKNATPIQTLQHISQQAPYAEQQITTFCHLFEQVRYARQPFTKERKNQAKDLIKLIKSIKQRNL
- a CDS encoding Na+/H+ antiporter family protein, translated to MNAVIIGVILMLGLTLVRVNVIVAMTISALVAGLTAGMGLKESIDAFNSGLSSGAEIALSYAMLGAFAVAISKSGLTRILAAKLLAKVNAQTGSSETILSYFILFIILICAISSQNLVPVHIAFIPILIPPLLVVFNKLRLDRRAIACILTFGLATSYMVLPYGFGGIYLYSILHKNLVDNGLEIVNTSVPLAMIIPAIGMFVGLLIALFISYRKRREYTSTALTVQSQQADVENPKKVMLVGLFAVLASLIAQNASGSMILGGLVGVVIFSVFGVVKWEENGDVFSKGVAMMAMIGFIMISAQGFAAVMKETGHVASLVHSSAAIFDGNKPIAAAVILLVGLFITMGIGSSFSTVPIIATLFVPLCLELNFSVMATAALVGTAGALGDAGSPASDSTLGPTSGLNADGQHDHIWDSVVPTFIHFNIPLLVFGWIAAMVL
- a CDS encoding acyl-CoA thioesterase, encoding MTQVEREAIIAQRIKDSTTSVTKAVFPGRTNHHNTLFGGDALAWMDEVAFIAATRFCRKPLVTISSDRVDFKEAIPAGSFAELISKVSHVGNTSLKVDVEIFLETMHKDNKHSAITGSFTFVAVDDNHRPTPVVCDKMLHGFEL
- a CDS encoding M23 family metallopeptidase; protein product: MLKSLFVSALIVSTSFSAIALELKGHLTQGGLVTGQLDNAKSVTLNGKSLKLADNGLFVFGFGRDAKPVHTLSWVDKTGKSHSQDLVITLRDYDIDKITGVAKKYVSPPKAVSERISREAIAVRKARAVNSDLEYFLQPVLRPAKGRISGVYGSQRYFNGEPRRPHFGLDIANKTGSPVYAPISGTVVFAEPDLYYSGGTLILDHGHGVTSTYIHLSKLDVKVGQKIEQGTKVAEIGATGRVTGPHLDWRFNWQGERLDPALLMQDTLANKK